One window of the Trifolium pratense cultivar HEN17-A07 linkage group LG2, ARS_RC_1.1, whole genome shotgun sequence genome contains the following:
- the LOC123909443 gene encoding TIR-only protein-like yields the protein MSMQRFSRKILQPTCEVFINHKGIDTKRNIAGLLHKDLTSIGIKSFLDSKNMKPGDKLPDHIDKAIHGCKVGVTIFSPRYFDSYYCLHELALIMETKKRVIPIFFDVTPSQLMVKVDGTCSQKQLRRFKLAIEEAKNTVGLTFDSVNGDWSELLNDATEAVIMNLMEAENEQ from the exons ATGTCCATGCAACGTTTCTCCCGCAAAATTCTTCAACCAACATGTGAAGTTTTCATAAACCACAAAGGAATTGACACAAAAAGAAACATAGCTGGTTTGTTGCACAAAGATTTAACAAGTATTGGAATTAAATCATTTTTGGACAGCAAGAACATGAAACCGGGTGACAAACTCCCCGATCACATCGACAAAGCAATTCATGGTTGCAAGGTTGGTGTTACCATCTTCTCTCCCCGTTATTTCGACTCTTATTACTGTCTCCATGAACTTGCTCTAATCATGGAGACAAAGAAAAGAGTCATTCCTATATTCTTCGACGTTACACCATCGCAACTTATGGTCAAGGTCGACGGAACTTGCTCTCAAAAACAGCTTAGAAGGTTCAAATTAGCAATTGAAGAAGCCAAGAATACTGTGGGCTTAACCTTTGATTCTGTCAACGG gGATTGGTCAGAACTACTAAATGATGCCACAGAAGCAGTGATCATGAACTTGATGGAAGCTGAAAATGAGCAATAA